AGTTAAGATGGTAgattttttgaattctGTTGTACCAATTAAAGCCAAAAAATCTGAGGAATTAATATCTCAAGATGTTCACACAGGTTCTTCTACATATAAGTTCTCATATTCGATTGAAATCGCTCCAATCTGTAAAGATGATTTAGTTGTTCTACCGAAAAAGTTAGCTAAATCTCTGGGTAATATTTCACAATTTGTTATCTGTTCTAAGGTTTCTAATACTATACAATTCTTAGATCCAAACACTTTGCAAACTGGTGATTTATCTGCTGCGGTTTATTGGAGATCTCCATTTCAATCTTTGGCCGATGTTTCCcaattaatagaatttattgTGTTAGATGTTGAACCTACTGGTGCTGTTAAAGGTAGGAATGTCTTAGCTGATGTAACAGTTGCTAGATCGTGCGATTTAGGTGTTAATGATCAAGTTTATTACATTAGAACACATCTTGGTGGTATCATTCATGCCGGTGATACTGTCATGGGTTATTTCATCGCAAATTCTAATTACAAttctgaattatttgataatttaaagtaTGATTACGTTCCAGATGTTGTATTAGTTAAGAAGTTATACCAAAGAAAGACTAGAAAGAATAGAAACTGGAAGTTGAAGAGAATGGCTAAGGAACATAAGGAAATTGAAGCTTCTCAAGATTATAGTTCAAGAGTTCAAAAGCAAGATATGGAACGTGCTGAAAGAGATTATGAGTTATTCTTGCAAGAATTGGAAGAAGATGCTGAATTAAGACAAAGTATTAATCTATATAAGAGCAATAAGCCGGCCGCTAACCAAGGTACAGAAACTGCACAAAACGAACAAGATGAACAAGATGCAGACGCTCcagaaattaatattgatgaattattagatgaacTAGATGATATGACATTAGAAGATGGGCC
This DNA window, taken from Henningerozyma blattae CBS 6284 chromosome 3, complete genome, encodes the following:
- the NMD3 gene encoding ribosome-binding protein NMD3 (similar to Saccharomyces cerevisiae NMD3 (YHR170W); ancestral locus Anc_5.67); translated protein: MNNNYTPMDQNQLQQQHAHPVATVLCCNCGTPIDGSAGLVMCYDCIKMTVDITEGIPREANVSFCRNCERFLQPPGQWIRAELESRELLALCLRRLKGLNKVRLVDASFIWTEPHSRRIRVKLTVQGEAMANTIIQQTFEVEYVVVAMQCADCARSYTTNTWRATVQIRQKVHHKRTFLYLEQLILKHNAHVDTISITETKDGLDFFYAQKNHAVKMVDFLNSVVPIKAKKSEELISQDVHTGSSTYKFSYSIEIAPICKDDLVVLPKKLAKSLGNISQFVICSKVSNTIQFLDPNTLQTGDLSAAVYWRSPFQSLADVSQLIEFIVLDVEPTGAVKGRNVLADVTVARSCDLGVNDQVYYIRTHLGGIIHAGDTVMGYFIANSNYNSELFDNLKYDYVPDVVLVKKLYQRKTRKNRNWKLKRMAKEHKEIEASQDYSSRVQKQDMERAERDYELFLQELEEDAELRQSINLYKSNKPAANQGTETAQNEQDEQDADAPEINIDELLDELDDMTLEDGPDVEMET